A single region of the Actinomycetota bacterium genome encodes:
- a CDS encoding glucosaminidase domain-containing protein: MRILSFAAVACVAVLAAAAPAWAVTADEPLAGVSNITPGQLEAELDSVNPGHVHSNIAQLYVEWGYRFGIRSDLAFAQMLLETNYLRYGGDVSWRQNNFAGIGATGGGVPGITYGSPELGVIGHYAHLAWYMFPDQQNPYCSTAYDPRHFGPGHRNTAQTLRQLGGQWAVPGTTYGADIARIANRIHSRPIGGNTLGSFNEVVGSPAAGLASEYYFTWYDSLTSSGMAGNWILVGNQGSGDARVEIWIGGVRMHDPGAPSNDFFIIPEGGRVTPIFSSLKAGPVRVVCTSGQPIIASQRVLYRDSFNEIMGTPAGGLSDSYEFTWYDLRPENGMAGNWILVSNQGAASADVEIWIGGIKRAEYSAARGNALAPGAIVTPDFPFIIGGPVVVKSTNHQPLIVSQRVLYKDSFNEVMGVPTTSLGSEYLFTWYDLDRSGGVMHGDWILAANHGGVPADVDMFIGGVLKARYSAATGNPIPPGGMVTPIFDHVTDGPVRVVSTNGQPLMVSQRVLFRNTFEEVQGTKPSQLGTDQLFTWYDSTLSNYMWGNWILVANQGSGEARVEIYIGGVRMHDPGAPANDFFTIPEGGRITPQFHNLMDGPARVVCTSGQQLMVSQRVLFKEGLIR; this comes from the coding sequence ATGAGGATCCTTTCATTTGCCGCAGTGGCGTGCGTGGCCGTCCTGGCCGCGGCCGCTCCGGCATGGGCGGTGACCGCCGACGAACCCCTCGCCGGCGTCTCCAATATCACCCCCGGGCAGCTGGAAGCCGAGCTCGATTCGGTCAACCCCGGCCATGTGCATTCCAATATCGCCCAGCTCTACGTGGAATGGGGCTACCGCTTCGGCATCCGTTCGGACCTGGCCTTCGCCCAGATGCTGCTGGAGACCAATTATCTCAGGTACGGCGGCGACGTCTCCTGGAGGCAGAACAACTTCGCCGGCATCGGCGCCACCGGCGGCGGCGTCCCCGGCATCACCTACGGCTCGCCGGAGCTCGGCGTCATCGGCCATTACGCCCACCTGGCCTGGTATATGTTTCCCGATCAACAGAACCCCTATTGCAGCACGGCCTACGATCCCAGGCATTTCGGCCCCGGACACCGCAACACCGCCCAGACCTTGCGCCAGCTCGGTGGTCAATGGGCCGTGCCGGGTACGACTTACGGCGCCGACATCGCCCGCATCGCCAACCGCATCCATAGCCGTCCGATCGGCGGCAACACCCTGGGGAGCTTCAACGAGGTGGTCGGATCGCCGGCGGCGGGCCTGGCCAGCGAATATTACTTCACCTGGTATGACTCGCTAACATCCAGCGGAATGGCCGGCAACTGGATCCTGGTCGGCAACCAGGGCAGCGGCGACGCCCGCGTCGAGATCTGGATCGGCGGTGTCAGGATGCACGATCCCGGCGCTCCTTCCAACGATTTCTTTATCATCCCCGAGGGCGGACGGGTCACGCCAATCTTCTCCAGCCTCAAAGCGGGGCCGGTAAGGGTCGTCTGCACCAGCGGCCAGCCGATCATCGCCAGCCAGCGCGTGCTCTACCGTGACTCGTTCAACGAGATCATGGGAACTCCCGCCGGCGGGCTCTCCGACAGCTACGAGTTCACCTGGTACGACCTGCGGCCCGAGAACGGCATGGCCGGCAACTGGATACTGGTTTCCAATCAGGGCGCCGCCTCCGCCGACGTCGAGATCTGGATCGGTGGGATCAAGCGGGCGGAATATTCAGCCGCGCGGGGCAACGCGCTCGCGCCGGGCGCCATCGTCACCCCGGACTTCCCCTTCATCATCGGCGGTCCGGTGGTGGTCAAATCGACCAATCACCAGCCTTTGATCGTCAGTCAACGCGTGCTATACAAGGACAGCTTCAACGAGGTCATGGGCGTTCCCACCACTTCGCTGGGAAGCGAGTACCTCTTCACCTGGTACGACCTCGACCGCAGTGGCGGCGTCATGCACGGCGACTGGATCCTGGCGGCCAACCACGGCGGCGTGCCGGCCGACGTGGACATGTTCATCGGCGGAGTCCTTAAGGCGCGCTACAGCGCCGCGACCGGCAATCCCATTCCGCCCGGCGGCATGGTCACCCCTATCTTCGACCACGTCACCGATGGCCCGGTCAGGGTGGTCTCGACCAACGGGCAACCGTTGATGGTGTCACAGCGGGTTCTATTCCGGAACACCTTCGAGGAAGTGCAGGGCACCAAGCCATCACAACTGGGAACCGACCAGCTGTTCACCTGGTACGACTCTACGCTCAGCAATTACATGTGGGGGAACTGGATACTGGTGGCCAACCAGGGGAGCGGCGAGGCGAGGGTGGAGATCTATATCGGCGGGGTCAGGATGCATGACCCCGGCGCGCCCGCCAACGATTTCTTCACGATACCTGAGGGCGGCCGCATCACGCCGCAGTTCCACAACCTCATGGACGGGCCCGCGCGGGTGGTGTGCACTTCCGGACAGCAGCTGATGGTGAGTCAGAGGGTGCTGTTCAAGGAGGGGTTGATAAGGTGA
- a CDS encoding ferredoxin, translated as MKVPKVDQEKCEACGNCEAICPEVFQIMDEDSKSHVIITDFTGLEGCIEAAVENCPEDAITYEEEEKD; from the coding sequence ATGAAAGTCCCAAAAGTAGACCAGGAAAAATGCGAGGCCTGCGGCAATTGCGAGGCTATCTGCCCCGAGGTCTTCCAGATCATGGACGAAGACAGCAAGTCGCACGTGATCATAACCGACTTCACCGGCCTGGAGGGCTGCATCGAGGCGGCGGTCGAGAACTGCCCCGAGGACGCCATCACTTACGAGGAGGAAGAGAAAGACTGA